A genomic window from Rhodococcus sp. KBS0724 includes:
- a CDS encoding MFS transporter — MSNDITSKSPDRATYVLGTLILVAAVANLNLSVANVALPDIGKAFDASQTQLNLIAVGYSLGLAGTVLYLGAVGDRYGRKMLLVTGMALSIPASLVAGFAGGFEVLFAARIVGGISAGLAFPTTLAIITALWAGPARTKAIAMWSAIGGAISALGPIVSGALLEKFDWGSVFFVTLPLALLALVCAVILVPAHVNETTDPVDHLGGIVSVVFIGALVLSINFAPVKGSGTMALVLGAIALVAGIGFFLQQRRAVNPLFDLHVAARPTFWVAAVGGLVVFGSLMGAMFIGQQFLQNVLDYSTLAAGAAIIPAAVAMVIVAPRSATMIERYGARVTLLSGYLFVVLGLFVALFMWNESTQYWQVALAYALVGIGVGLAGTPASRSLTGSVPVHRAGMASGTSDLQRDLGGAIMQSILGGILTAGYAKSLGNAISSSPEASQVTPETQAALTKSFSSAEVLAERYPQYADQIMTAAKSAFLDGDTKAYIAAIIIVCVGGAVVTFFYPHRERERVLLAQYAAESDLAEEKS, encoded by the coding sequence ATGTCGAACGACATCACGTCGAAGTCTCCGGATCGTGCCACCTACGTACTCGGCACGCTCATCCTGGTTGCGGCGGTGGCAAACCTCAATCTTTCGGTGGCCAATGTTGCCCTGCCGGACATCGGTAAGGCGTTCGACGCGAGTCAGACACAACTCAATCTGATAGCCGTCGGATATTCACTGGGATTGGCAGGCACAGTCCTGTATCTCGGTGCCGTCGGTGACCGGTACGGCCGCAAGATGCTCCTGGTGACGGGAATGGCGTTGTCGATTCCGGCGTCGCTGGTCGCGGGGTTCGCAGGCGGTTTCGAAGTGTTGTTCGCGGCCCGCATCGTCGGTGGTATCTCGGCGGGCCTGGCGTTTCCGACGACGCTGGCGATCATCACGGCGCTGTGGGCTGGGCCGGCGAGGACAAAGGCGATCGCGATGTGGTCCGCGATCGGTGGCGCAATTTCGGCTCTCGGCCCCATCGTGTCCGGAGCATTGCTCGAGAAGTTCGATTGGGGCTCGGTCTTTTTCGTGACCCTCCCGTTGGCTCTTCTGGCTTTGGTGTGCGCCGTGATTCTGGTTCCCGCCCATGTCAACGAGACCACCGATCCGGTTGATCATCTCGGCGGAATCGTGTCCGTTGTCTTTATCGGGGCGCTGGTGTTGTCCATCAACTTCGCGCCGGTCAAGGGTTCCGGGACTATGGCGTTGGTCCTGGGCGCCATCGCGCTGGTTGCAGGCATCGGTTTCTTCCTGCAACAACGACGCGCTGTCAATCCACTGTTCGACCTGCACGTAGCCGCTCGCCCCACCTTCTGGGTCGCGGCGGTTGGCGGGTTGGTCGTGTTCGGTTCGCTCATGGGCGCCATGTTCATCGGCCAGCAGTTCCTGCAGAACGTGCTCGATTACTCGACGCTGGCAGCCGGTGCGGCCATCATTCCGGCGGCTGTTGCGATGGTGATCGTTGCGCCGCGGTCGGCGACGATGATCGAAAGGTACGGCGCCCGCGTCACTCTGCTCTCCGGTTACCTGTTTGTGGTTCTCGGATTGTTTGTCGCGCTGTTCATGTGGAACGAAAGCACACAGTACTGGCAGGTCGCGCTCGCCTACGCGCTTGTCGGCATCGGCGTCGGCCTGGCCGGTACTCCCGCATCGCGTTCCCTCACCGGGTCCGTTCCCGTACACCGCGCAGGTATGGCGTCGGGTACCTCGGATCTGCAACGCGACCTGGGCGGCGCCATCATGCAGTCCATTCTCGGTGGAATACTCACGGCCGGGTACGCAAAATCGTTGGGGAATGCGATCTCGTCATCGCCGGAAGCATCCCAGGTAACCCCCGAAACTCAGGCCGCACTCACCAAATCGTTCTCTAGCGCCGAAGTTCTGGCAGAGCGCTACCCGCAATACGCGGATCAGATCATGACCGCCGCCAAAAGCGCCTTCCTGGACGGCGATACCAAGGCCTACATTGCGGCAATCATCATCGTGTGCGTCGGCGGCGCGGTGGTGACGTTCTTCTACCCGCATCGCGAGCGCGAGCGTGTTCTGCTGGCGCAGTACGCGGCGGAATCCGATCTCGCAGAGGAGAAGAGTTGA
- a CDS encoding dynamin family protein, whose amino-acid sequence MNGAATESARVLIAQARGLFADNPDLCAQLDECAARLDEPLRVALAGSLKAGKSTLLNSLVGQDIAPTDATECTRVVTWYRNGTTPKVSATDSSGTDFNIPVARNSGRLTFDLGQRTSEIVDRIDVEWPSSALARMTIIDTPGTSSLSTDVSARTWKALVPDDGVPGADAVVYLLRALNATDLQFLTKVSEHVGGESGPLGVIGVLSRADEVGAGRLDAMASAEDVAGRFAEELGRSGLCQSVVPVAGLLALAARTLRQSEFAAFSMLAEVPAADLSSAMLSADRFVREDSSLPVDAAMRAQLVERFGLFGIRLAVTSVKLGVGDSPTLAAELLQRSGLDELRRVIDVQFGQRADQLKSHTALVTLSRLLERNPRENIAPIAAAAARLLADVHGFRELRLLGRLGSVHTDLSSPDLAALQRVIGGHGIRTHDRLGTAEGESLDAQRVQAADAAHRWRTLSSHPLFDQFTARACQVAARSAEGVLAEIVAE is encoded by the coding sequence ATGAATGGTGCTGCTACGGAGTCGGCGCGCGTGTTGATCGCGCAGGCACGAGGACTATTCGCCGACAACCCGGACCTGTGCGCTCAACTCGACGAGTGCGCCGCGCGGTTGGACGAACCGCTGCGGGTCGCTCTGGCGGGGTCGCTCAAAGCCGGCAAGTCCACGCTACTCAATTCTCTTGTCGGGCAGGATATTGCGCCGACAGATGCAACAGAATGCACGCGAGTCGTCACCTGGTATCGAAACGGCACGACGCCGAAGGTCAGTGCGACCGACTCCAGCGGCACGGATTTCAACATACCGGTGGCACGAAACAGCGGCCGGTTGACGTTCGATCTGGGACAGCGCACGTCCGAGATCGTCGATCGAATCGACGTGGAGTGGCCGTCGTCGGCGCTGGCGCGCATGACGATCATCGATACTCCCGGCACGTCGTCGCTGTCCACAGACGTCTCGGCCCGGACGTGGAAAGCACTCGTTCCCGACGACGGGGTGCCGGGCGCTGATGCCGTCGTGTATTTGCTGCGGGCACTGAATGCGACTGACCTGCAGTTTTTGACGAAGGTTTCCGAACATGTCGGTGGTGAATCAGGTCCGCTGGGCGTAATCGGTGTGCTCTCGCGCGCCGACGAAGTGGGCGCCGGCCGACTGGACGCGATGGCGTCGGCCGAAGATGTGGCGGGACGGTTCGCCGAGGAACTCGGCCGTTCGGGCCTGTGCCAGTCGGTGGTTCCGGTTGCCGGACTGTTGGCCCTGGCTGCCCGCACTTTGCGGCAGAGCGAGTTCGCCGCGTTCTCGATGCTCGCCGAGGTGCCTGCAGCTGATCTGAGCTCGGCGATGCTGTCGGCGGATCGTTTTGTCCGGGAAGACAGTTCGCTGCCGGTTGATGCGGCGATGCGGGCTCAGTTGGTGGAACGGTTCGGGCTGTTCGGGATTCGTCTGGCGGTGACGTCCGTCAAGTTGGGCGTCGGTGATTCTCCCACGCTGGCAGCGGAATTGCTCCAGCGCAGTGGATTGGACGAGTTGCGCCGCGTGATCGATGTTCAGTTCGGACAGCGCGCGGACCAACTCAAATCCCATACAGCGCTGGTAACACTGAGCCGTCTGCTCGAACGCAACCCCCGCGAGAACATCGCACCGATAGCGGCGGCAGCGGCGCGACTCCTCGCCGATGTGCACGGTTTTCGGGAACTACGACTGCTCGGGCGACTCGGATCGGTGCACACCGATCTGTCGTCGCCGGATCTCGCTGCGTTGCAGAGAGTGATCGGCGGCCATGGAATCAGGACGCACGACCGCTTGGGGACGGCTGAAGGGGAGAGCCTGGATGCTCAGCGAGTCCAGGCTGCGGACGCAGCTCACCGGTGGCGCACATTGTCCTCGCACCCACTGTTCGATCAGTTCACAGCCAGAGCGTGTCAGGTCGCAGCGCGTAGTGCGGAAGGTGTCCTCGCGGAAATCGTGGCCGAATAG
- a CDS encoding dynamin family protein: METAADQVSSRKARVASAAASLLDRTAVLARDLDRSDLVARVESAQVRVTDPRIRIVVVGPLNQGKSQFVNSLLGCDVCSVGDDETTAVATVVQYGETAGAELVLAEPGGEPRRVPLPLDELLGITPTTARADGREVLRIDVFVPSPLLADGLVFIDTPGVGGHGNPHAAGTLGLITSADAVLVLSDSSAEFTEPEVAFIRQVLNLCPVVAGLVSKTDLYPHWRQIVDANQGHLHRAGLELPLIPISSVLRSHALRLDDRELDAESGFPDLYQFLRDKVVARAEANTRRAVVMDVRSIAAHLSLEMGSELAALRDPSTAQAAVAGLHRAREVAEELHKKTSRWQQSLGDGIADLAADIDHDLRDRLRRVTRAAEETVDECDPGKDWDAVGTWLEQEIATAIGDNFVWAHDRAQWLAEVVAEHFAETGDVALPQIDLADTDAFLEPVAALSDLESGRIGITQKVLVGMRGSYGGVLMFGLITTMMGMALVNPISIGAGVLLGTKAYREDKQTQVLKRRADAKSAIRRYADDVSFQVGKESKDRLRLVQRLLRDHFTDIAEQALRSINESLRATQEAAKLESSERAGRIAQLEENLRAADELNTLAGSLVGERVHAVSSRKAEVRA, encoded by the coding sequence ATGGAAACTGCAGCGGATCAGGTCAGCAGTCGCAAGGCGCGCGTCGCGTCGGCGGCCGCGTCGTTGCTCGATCGAACAGCGGTGCTTGCGCGAGATCTCGATCGTTCCGATCTGGTCGCACGCGTCGAGAGTGCGCAGGTGCGGGTCACCGATCCCCGGATTCGCATCGTTGTTGTCGGTCCGCTCAATCAGGGCAAGAGCCAGTTCGTGAATTCTTTGCTCGGTTGCGACGTGTGCTCTGTCGGAGACGACGAGACAACGGCCGTCGCAACGGTAGTTCAATACGGGGAAACTGCTGGCGCAGAGCTGGTTCTCGCCGAACCTGGTGGTGAACCTCGGCGAGTTCCGCTGCCGCTCGACGAGCTGCTCGGCATTACGCCGACAACAGCACGTGCCGATGGGCGTGAGGTTCTTCGCATCGACGTCTTCGTGCCGAGCCCACTGTTGGCCGACGGGCTGGTCTTCATCGATACGCCGGGCGTCGGAGGTCACGGAAATCCGCATGCTGCTGGAACTTTGGGCTTGATTACCTCGGCCGATGCGGTGCTGGTGCTCTCGGATTCCAGCGCGGAGTTCACGGAACCCGAAGTCGCGTTCATCAGGCAGGTCCTGAATCTGTGCCCCGTTGTCGCGGGCCTCGTCAGCAAGACGGACCTGTACCCGCATTGGCGACAGATCGTCGACGCAAATCAGGGTCATCTGCACCGGGCGGGCCTCGAGCTTCCGCTGATTCCGATATCTTCGGTCCTGCGATCACATGCGCTGCGCTTGGATGATCGAGAACTCGATGCGGAATCCGGATTTCCCGACCTCTATCAGTTCTTGCGGGACAAGGTTGTTGCCCGGGCCGAGGCAAATACGCGGCGAGCGGTGGTGATGGACGTGCGGTCGATTGCCGCCCACTTGTCGCTGGAAATGGGCAGTGAGCTTGCGGCGCTCCGTGATCCGTCGACCGCGCAGGCGGCCGTGGCCGGGTTGCATCGGGCCAGGGAAGTGGCAGAAGAACTGCACAAGAAGACTTCCCGCTGGCAGCAAAGCCTCGGTGACGGAATCGCCGATCTCGCTGCAGATATCGATCACGACCTGCGTGACCGTTTGCGCCGCGTCACCAGAGCGGCCGAGGAAACCGTCGACGAGTGTGACCCGGGCAAGGACTGGGATGCTGTCGGGACCTGGCTGGAGCAAGAAATCGCAACGGCCATCGGCGACAACTTCGTGTGGGCGCACGATCGCGCTCAGTGGTTGGCGGAGGTAGTGGCCGAACACTTCGCCGAAACCGGTGACGTGGCACTACCGCAGATCGACCTTGCCGACACCGATGCCTTCCTCGAACCCGTTGCCGCGCTGTCGGATCTCGAATCGGGCCGTATCGGCATCACGCAGAAAGTTCTTGTGGGAATGCGCGGTTCGTACGGCGGCGTCCTGATGTTCGGGCTGATCACCACGATGATGGGTATGGCGCTGGTGAATCCGATCTCGATCGGCGCCGGAGTTCTGCTCGGCACCAAGGCTTATCGCGAAGACAAGCAAACGCAAGTGCTGAAGCGTAGGGCCGATGCAAAATCGGCGATCAGGCGGTACGCGGACGACGTGAGCTTCCAAGTAGGCAAGGAATCGAAGGACCGGCTCCGGTTAGTTCAGCGACTCTTGCGCGATCATTTCACCGACATCGCCGAGCAGGCTTTGCGCTCGATCAACGAATCGTTGCGGGCGACGCAGGAAGCCGCAAAATTGGAATCGAGTGAGCGGGCGGGACGCATCGCTCAGCTCGAGGAGAATCTGCGGGCGGCAGACGAATTGAACACGCTGGCCGGATCGTTGGTCGGCGAGCGAGTGCACGCGGTCAGCTCGCGGAAAGCTGAGGTCAGAGCATGA
- a CDS encoding IniB N-terminal domain-containing protein, with translation MATNAVLEFILGLLRDDEAAAQYCANPVAALNAAGLCEVSPADIVAVAPLVAESGLFAGAGADLSAIVNAGTQAAGAIGGSLGGGLGAGLGLGGSVGLGAGAGLGLGGALGGEFGGGIDVAGDFAAALSAALAIGGDISGQLGAALGGVIEAGLGLGSAVDLGGVLDVGAQLSAALSGALGVGGSLTAELGAALNAAIAAAGGLDLAAGLSGALAPVFAIGGDIGANLGLALGGVLDGAGSLEGLLALGGGLGAGLSGALESALALGGGIDVAGDFAGALGAALGFGGDISAQLGAAFGGVIEAGLGLGSAVDLEGVLDLGAQISAALSGALGVGGSLTTELGAAFDAAIAAAGGLDLAAGLSGALAPVFAVGGDIGTDLGLALGGVLDGAGSLDGLLALGGGLGASLSGALESAVALGGGIDLGGDLSAALSTALAAGGSIGTDLGASLGGTLGALTDVSALTGLAGDLDLGAVLSGALTSALGVGGSLDTGVEAALAGALDSALALGGGLDLDAVLGGSADLGTELSTVLSGALGGGGSVGADLGGALGGVLNGSAGSVIGGDAVAGLGASLDAALNAGGFDTGSIGATLPNLDLGAVNLGSVSADLPALDLGGISAEGLDIGGISAGLNSTVGGVLDAGAGLDAAAGLDAVTDAATQIGGSLGGALDGSGALGGSLDGALGGSFDGGSTNPWSSIDASDAFGTGSTSSLGADSSESLFAPDSVAEVVEHVDPLAVFDNLHP, from the coding sequence ATGGCTACCAATGCCGTACTCGAATTCATTCTCGGTCTGTTGCGTGACGACGAGGCAGCCGCTCAGTACTGCGCAAATCCCGTCGCAGCACTCAACGCAGCAGGCCTGTGCGAAGTGAGTCCCGCCGACATCGTCGCCGTTGCACCACTTGTTGCCGAGTCCGGACTTTTTGCCGGAGCGGGCGCCGACCTGTCCGCGATTGTCAACGCCGGAACGCAGGCAGCCGGAGCAATCGGCGGCAGTCTTGGCGGCGGACTGGGCGCGGGCCTCGGACTGGGAGGCAGCGTCGGTCTCGGAGCGGGAGCCGGACTGGGTCTCGGCGGAGCACTCGGTGGTGAGTTCGGTGGTGGGATAGATGTTGCCGGTGATTTTGCCGCCGCACTGAGCGCAGCCCTCGCGATCGGCGGTGACATCAGCGGGCAACTCGGAGCTGCTCTTGGTGGCGTCATCGAAGCTGGTCTCGGGCTCGGCTCGGCTGTTGATCTCGGGGGAGTTCTCGACGTCGGAGCGCAGCTCAGTGCGGCTCTGAGTGGGGCACTTGGGGTGGGTGGATCTCTGACGGCCGAGTTGGGTGCGGCCCTGAACGCTGCGATTGCCGCAGCCGGTGGACTGGACTTGGCGGCCGGGCTTTCCGGTGCATTGGCTCCGGTGTTCGCGATTGGTGGAGACATCGGCGCGAACCTCGGCTTGGCACTCGGCGGAGTGCTCGACGGTGCCGGAAGCCTCGAGGGTCTCCTCGCTCTCGGTGGTGGATTGGGCGCCGGCTTGTCCGGCGCACTGGAATCGGCCTTGGCACTGGGCGGTGGGATTGACGTCGCCGGTGATTTTGCCGGTGCTCTGGGTGCAGCCCTCGGATTCGGCGGTGATATCAGCGCGCAGCTCGGAGCTGCTTTTGGTGGCGTCATCGAAGCTGGTCTCGGGCTCGGATCGGCTGTTGACCTGGAAGGAGTTCTCGACCTTGGAGCGCAGATCAGCGCGGCTCTGAGTGGGGCACTCGGGGTGGGTGGATCTCTGACGACCGAGTTGGGTGCGGCCTTCGACGCTGCAATTGCGGCAGCGGGCGGGCTGGACTTGGCGGCGGGGCTTTCCGGTGCATTGGCTCCGGTGTTCGCGGTCGGCGGAGACATCGGTACGGATCTCGGCCTGGCACTCGGCGGAGTGCTCGACGGTGCCGGAAGCCTCGACGGACTCCTCGCTCTCGGTGGTGGACTGGGTGCAAGCCTGTCCGGCGCACTGGAATCGGCAGTGGCACTAGGTGGCGGGATCGACCTCGGCGGCGACCTGAGCGCTGCGCTGTCCACCGCACTGGCGGCAGGCGGATCGATCGGCACCGACCTCGGAGCATCGCTCGGCGGCACTCTGGGAGCCCTGACAGACGTCAGCGCACTGACCGGGCTGGCCGGCGATCTTGATCTCGGCGCCGTGCTCAGCGGGGCGCTCACCAGCGCACTGGGAGTGGGCGGCAGCCTCGACACCGGGGTAGAAGCAGCGTTGGCTGGTGCTCTGGATTCGGCTCTAGCTCTCGGCGGCGGACTCGACCTCGACGCCGTGCTCGGCGGAAGCGCAGATCTCGGAACCGAGCTTTCCACAGTGTTGTCCGGCGCTCTGGGCGGCGGAGGATCGGTAGGGGCAGACCTCGGCGGCGCACTCGGCGGCGTGTTGAACGGATCCGCGGGTTCGGTAATCGGCGGCGACGCCGTCGCAGGGCTTGGCGCCTCGTTGGATGCAGCACTGAACGCCGGCGGCTTCGATACCGGTTCGATCGGCGCAACCCTGCCCAACCTCGACCTGGGGGCTGTGAACCTCGGTTCCGTCAGCGCTGATCTGCCTGCACTCGATCTCGGAGGTATCTCCGCCGAAGGGCTGGACATCGGCGGGATCAGCGCCGGCCTGAACTCGACGGTTGGTGGTGTCCTTGACGCAGGTGCCGGTCTCGACGCAGCAGCCGGCCTCGACGCGGTGACTGATGCGGCGACGCAGATCGGTGGTTCGCTTGGGGGCGCACTCGACGGTTCAGGTGCACTCGGTGGTTCATTGGACGGAGCCCTCGGTGGCTCGTTCGACGGTGGCTCGACTAATCCCTGGTCGTCGATCGACGCCAGTGACGCATTCGGGACCGGATCGACCAGCTCCCTTGGTGCTGATTCCTCGGAGTCGTTGTTCGCTCCGGACTCGGTTGCAGAGGTCGTCGAGCATGTCGATCCGCTGGCAGTGTTCGACAACCTGCATCCCTGA
- a CDS encoding Hsp70 family protein, giving the protein MEAGLGIGIGSTTLVAVVDNPDDAATISRRTVRSECVVQLDPSSVFTDFVERVGDPVPLFAADGTPHRGEDLTAVAVTTLMRDALADQDRPSHVVIAHPAWWSRHAVSALEKSLSTRMIHDNTPVDTTLVAEPIAVADWLRTSGHPDSDGLTVVFDLGARSLDVTVVTTTGGSATIVGKSLHSDDIGGDEFDHLVTRHLLTELDHYAQIDTSAPETLDALTALRGHAREAKETLSFETETVVHVDLPGGSHNLRLVRSELEDLLRPAITRSVALVHEVMRSAGVESNDVSHVVLAGGSSSIPLVAELLSSELRVPMIAAPDPQSCAAAGAATRATEIGSTETAVKQTLPKPVPVPAFSTPIVVVSDPEATSAARRSSRVGIVAAVVGACVILAAGGLGIGTAVDKIKPASSSADPSIESSTSATTSNATAPSGTEAVADAVPSTGGAVAITGSLAPGTRSVGVATTAGTVAPAAPAAAEPTAAAQPGSDPTNSQQTVDAGPPFQIPQVPAFEVPQLPVVVAPQLPDQLTLPTAIPRFPVG; this is encoded by the coding sequence ATGGAGGCAGGGCTCGGCATCGGTATCGGCTCGACAACTCTGGTGGCCGTCGTCGACAACCCCGACGACGCCGCCACAATCTCCCGGCGGACCGTGCGGAGCGAATGCGTCGTTCAACTCGACCCGAGCAGTGTCTTCACCGATTTCGTGGAGCGCGTAGGCGACCCAGTTCCACTGTTCGCCGCTGACGGGACCCCACATCGCGGCGAGGACCTCACGGCAGTGGCTGTTACGACGCTGATGCGCGACGCTCTCGCTGATCAGGACCGACCAAGCCACGTTGTCATCGCCCATCCTGCCTGGTGGAGCCGCCATGCAGTATCAGCCTTGGAAAAGTCCCTGTCTACCAGGATGATTCATGACAACACACCGGTAGACACAACATTGGTCGCCGAGCCGATCGCCGTGGCGGACTGGTTGCGCACGTCCGGTCACCCCGATTCAGATGGACTCACCGTTGTCTTCGATCTGGGTGCCAGATCACTCGACGTCACGGTGGTGACGACTACCGGCGGAAGTGCCACGATCGTCGGCAAATCCCTGCACTCCGACGACATCGGCGGAGACGAGTTCGACCATCTTGTCACCAGGCATCTGCTCACCGAACTCGATCACTATGCGCAGATCGATACGTCCGCCCCGGAAACTCTCGACGCGTTGACAGCGCTTCGTGGCCACGCCCGCGAAGCCAAGGAAACACTGTCGTTCGAGACCGAAACGGTTGTCCACGTTGACCTTCCCGGCGGATCCCACAACCTACGGCTTGTCCGCTCTGAACTCGAAGATCTACTCCGTCCGGCGATCACACGATCGGTTGCCTTGGTACACGAGGTGATGCGATCAGCCGGTGTCGAGTCGAACGACGTCAGTCACGTTGTTCTCGCGGGCGGCAGCTCGTCCATCCCACTGGTCGCGGAACTGTTGTCGTCCGAACTCCGGGTACCGATGATCGCCGCACCGGATCCGCAATCCTGCGCAGCGGCCGGAGCCGCAACTCGCGCAACCGAAATCGGGAGTACTGAGACTGCCGTCAAACAAACGCTGCCGAAACCTGTTCCGGTTCCAGCATTCTCGACGCCGATTGTTGTCGTTTCGGACCCCGAGGCCACATCGGCGGCACGACGCTCGTCCCGCGTAGGCATTGTCGCGGCTGTCGTCGGCGCGTGTGTGATCCTCGCGGCAGGTGGTCTCGGAATCGGCACCGCCGTGGACAAGATCAAGCCCGCTTCGAGTTCCGCCGACCCGAGTATCGAATCCTCTACTTCCGCAACAACGTCCAACGCAACAGCGCCATCGGGCACCGAAGCTGTCGCTGACGCCGTGCCGTCGACAGGCGGGGCCGTCGCCATCACCGGGTCACTCGCCCCCGGCACCCGGTCTGTTGGCGTTGCAACGACAGCCGGAACGGTTGCACCCGCCGCACCAGCCGCCGCGGAACCGACTGCTGCGGCGCAACCGGGCAGCGATCCCACGAACTCACAGCAGACTGTCGACGCCGGTCCGCCATTTCAGATCCCGCAGGTCCCGGCATTCGAAGTTCCGCAGCTCCCCGTTGTCGTCGCGCCACAATTGCCTGACCAACTGACGTTGCCCACGGCCATCCCGCGCTTTCCCGTCGGATAG